One window of the Rhodopirellula bahusiensis genome contains the following:
- a CDS encoding sialidase family protein — MKVSLAVFLALTLTISIQAEELPAVAVAGDGALVSSQQIFDLDNKPTKESHASTIVETPTGLVAAWFAGTRERDPDVGIRVSRNENGQWTESVEVVNGVQSSTLRYPTWNPVLFQPTEGPLMLFYKVGPNPRDWWGMLTTSEDGGKTWSWPTKLGEAHTIGHLLGPVKNKPIQLADGTILCPSSTEIEYADGSSHWRVHFEVSKDLGKTWEVIGPIQTGETFHAIQPSILTYPDNRLQILCRSQEKRIVESWSKDGGKTWSTLTATDLPNPNSGTDAVTLNDGRQVLIYNHSEGMVRRKDAPDLKPRRILNLAISSDGKTWKPVLTLENETGPHPKDADRRRHFGEYSYPAIIQTSDGMLNMVYTYNREGVKHAVVDPSKL, encoded by the coding sequence ATGAAAGTATCACTTGCGGTCTTCTTGGCTCTCACCCTGACCATTTCCATCCAGGCAGAAGAACTTCCTGCTGTCGCCGTCGCGGGTGATGGTGCGTTGGTTTCGTCACAACAGATCTTCGACCTGGACAACAAACCCACCAAAGAGAGTCATGCGTCCACCATCGTCGAGACACCAACCGGTCTCGTCGCGGCTTGGTTCGCGGGCACTCGGGAGCGTGACCCCGATGTCGGCATCCGCGTCTCTCGCAATGAAAACGGCCAGTGGACCGAGTCAGTCGAGGTCGTCAATGGTGTCCAGTCATCGACGCTCCGCTATCCCACTTGGAACCCGGTGCTGTTTCAGCCCACCGAAGGCCCGTTGATGTTGTTCTACAAAGTTGGCCCCAATCCACGGGATTGGTGGGGCATGCTGACGACATCCGAAGACGGTGGGAAAACTTGGTCTTGGCCGACGAAACTGGGCGAAGCCCACACGATCGGACACCTCCTTGGGCCAGTCAAAAACAAACCGATTCAGCTCGCCGACGGAACGATTCTGTGCCCCTCAAGCACCGAAATCGAGTACGCGGATGGATCCTCCCACTGGCGAGTTCACTTCGAAGTCTCCAAAGATCTCGGCAAGACTTGGGAGGTCATCGGGCCGATCCAGACCGGCGAAACCTTCCATGCGATTCAGCCAAGCATCTTGACCTACCCCGATAACCGTCTGCAAATTCTTTGCCGCAGCCAAGAGAAACGCATTGTCGAGAGCTGGTCCAAGGACGGCGGAAAAACCTGGAGCACGCTGACTGCGACCGACTTGCCCAATCCCAATTCCGGCACCGATGCGGTGACTCTCAATGACGGACGGCAAGTCTTGATTTACAATCACTCCGAAGGCATGGTGAGACGGAAAGACGCTCCCGACCTGAAGCCACGCCGGATTCTGAATCTGGCGATTTCGTCCGATGGCAAAACTTGGAAACCAGTTCTGACCTTGGAGAATGAAACCGGACCTCACCCGAAGGACGCGGATCGCCGCCGGCACTTCGGTGAGTACAGCTACCCGGCCATCATCCAAACCTCTGACGGGATGCTCAACATGGTCTACACGTACAACCGGGAAGGCGTCAAACACGCGGTCGTTGACCCGAGCAAGCTATGA
- a CDS encoding cryptochrome/DNA photolyase family protein has protein sequence MIAQRRLHWNFALQHAIDRALEFEKPLLIFDPLRVRYQWASDRIHRFIIEGMRDNAAAAASLPVVYYPYVEPKPGTGSPLLHRLAKQACTVVTDEYPCFFLPHMIDAVKDKLPARLELIDSNGVLPLRAAEKTYTVAHSYRRFMQKNILPALEHLPLANPLDRSGNRPALPCPDGDSLAKRRKELLPAKILSKWPAADFEKLLSEDGLSNIPIDHSVRPANETPGGTVEASRRWEEFLDSKLSQYNDDRNHPDKHATTGLSPHLHFGHISAHEMVSSLLEHEGWSADQTSKPNGKNNGYWNVSENAEALLDQLLTWREIGFNWSFQNPDTYDSLESLPDWAKKTLAETRDDERPHLYTLEEFENAETHDELWNAAQRELVATGEMHNYMRMLWGKKILHWTRTPEEALEFMIHLNNKYGLDGRDPNSYCGILWVLGRTDRAWGPKRPVFGSVRYMTSDSTRKKLKLSKYLQRFASKTE, from the coding sequence ATGATCGCCCAACGGCGACTGCACTGGAATTTCGCGTTGCAGCATGCGATCGACCGGGCACTCGAATTCGAGAAACCGCTGCTGATCTTCGACCCCCTGCGAGTTCGTTACCAATGGGCCAGCGACCGAATTCATCGATTCATCATCGAAGGGATGCGAGACAACGCGGCCGCGGCCGCATCTCTGCCGGTCGTCTACTACCCCTACGTGGAACCAAAACCGGGAACCGGCTCGCCGCTGCTTCATCGGCTAGCCAAACAAGCTTGCACCGTTGTCACCGACGAGTACCCGTGTTTCTTTCTGCCGCACATGATCGACGCGGTTAAAGACAAGCTGCCGGCCCGCTTGGAATTGATCGACTCCAATGGAGTGCTTCCGTTGCGAGCGGCGGAGAAGACTTACACGGTCGCGCACAGTTACCGGCGGTTCATGCAGAAGAACATCCTGCCTGCTCTCGAACACTTGCCTCTCGCAAACCCGCTGGATCGAAGCGGCAACCGCCCTGCCCTGCCCTGCCCCGATGGTGATTCGTTGGCGAAACGCCGAAAGGAATTGCTACCGGCCAAAATCCTTTCCAAATGGCCCGCCGCTGATTTCGAAAAGCTGCTCAGCGAAGATGGGCTGTCGAATATCCCGATTGATCACTCGGTTCGTCCGGCCAATGAGACCCCCGGTGGAACAGTGGAAGCCTCACGCCGCTGGGAAGAATTCCTGGACTCCAAACTGTCGCAGTACAACGACGACCGCAACCATCCCGATAAACACGCCACGACGGGATTGAGCCCTCACCTTCATTTCGGTCACATTTCGGCGCACGAGATGGTTTCTTCATTGCTGGAACACGAGGGTTGGTCCGCGGACCAGACATCCAAACCCAACGGCAAGAACAACGGCTATTGGAACGTCAGCGAAAACGCGGAAGCCTTGCTCGATCAACTGCTGACATGGCGAGAGATCGGCTTCAATTGGAGTTTCCAAAATCCAGACACCTACGACTCGCTCGAATCATTGCCGGACTGGGCGAAGAAGACGTTGGCCGAAACGCGTGATGACGAGCGGCCGCATCTCTACACGCTGGAGGAGTTTGAGAATGCCGAGACTCACGACGAGCTATGGAACGCGGCGCAGCGTGAATTGGTTGCAACCGGCGAGATGCACAACTACATGCGAATGTTGTGGGGCAAGAAGATTTTGCATTGGACAAGAACGCCCGAGGAAGCCCTCGAGTTCATGATCCACCTGAACAACAAGTACGGCCTGGATGGTCGCGATCCCAACTCGTACTGCGGCATCCTTTGGGTGCTCGGCCGCACCGACCGAGCCTGGGGCCCCAAGCGTCCCGTCTTCGGCAGCGTCCGTTACATGACCAGCGACAGCACCCGAAAGAAACTTAAGCTCAGCAAGTACCTCCAGCGGTTCGCTTCGAAAACTGAATGA
- a CDS encoding A24 family peptidase, translating into MCGHAKGHAILSRRRSPYRILAVCLLIGYLLASMVYVWAFAIMVTRVHPHFRAVDLLAPRANDVVIFTFFLVVGASVGSFLNVVVWRLPQRLNVNGHSFCPRCRNQLRARDNVPIFGWLWLSGRCRDCRLPISSRYPIVETLVGITFALVGATELTRWSLPYLGDSVRTNWLSTPYVDVDLLTLIFYHLVALATGWAAGLIRFDGNTLPPRLTLFAAVTLIGGMFALPQAMVVPWQLVGDSNPSEGGFWPPSGWPTHGGDWSVTLVQIGMRLLTSLVAAGFFARVLAKSFCPMADMKMDPLGSSTRRLIDLMILIAVPAIVVGWQAVMGVILIAAIFAKILEMCAFAQSRDSLGRFAVSLPVAMSVQLLLWRGLVASHLWPSEQASQVGLIVSFFGVLTIPLWLDENGESRAPMGDEDENGGISDHFDEDVREAQASGNDSNALQQGDSFELN; encoded by the coding sequence GTGTGCGGACACGCCAAGGGCCATGCAATTTTGTCGCGACGACGCTCACCATATCGAATTCTCGCTGTTTGCTTGCTGATCGGGTATCTGCTCGCATCGATGGTTTACGTGTGGGCGTTTGCAATCATGGTGACTCGGGTGCACCCACATTTTCGCGCCGTCGATCTGCTGGCCCCGCGAGCCAACGACGTGGTCATTTTTACTTTTTTCTTGGTGGTAGGGGCCAGTGTCGGCAGCTTCCTGAATGTCGTCGTTTGGCGATTGCCTCAGCGTTTGAATGTGAACGGCCATTCGTTCTGCCCACGTTGTCGAAACCAGCTTCGGGCTCGCGATAATGTTCCGATCTTTGGTTGGCTGTGGTTGAGCGGGCGCTGCCGAGATTGCCGGCTTCCGATCTCATCGCGATACCCGATCGTCGAAACGCTTGTCGGGATCACGTTTGCTCTGGTCGGGGCGACCGAACTGACTCGTTGGAGTCTGCCCTATTTGGGCGATAGCGTGCGGACGAATTGGTTGTCGACCCCGTACGTTGACGTGGATTTGTTGACGTTAATTTTCTATCACTTGGTCGCTTTGGCGACCGGGTGGGCCGCAGGGTTGATCCGATTCGACGGAAACACTTTGCCACCGAGGCTCACATTATTCGCAGCGGTGACGCTGATCGGCGGCATGTTTGCCCTGCCTCAAGCGATGGTTGTTCCGTGGCAATTGGTCGGTGATTCGAATCCGTCGGAGGGTGGGTTCTGGCCGCCGTCTGGATGGCCGACTCACGGTGGTGATTGGTCCGTGACGTTGGTTCAGATTGGAATGCGTTTGTTGACCTCGCTGGTGGCGGCAGGCTTTTTTGCTCGAGTTCTGGCGAAGAGCTTTTGTCCCATGGCGGACATGAAGATGGATCCCCTCGGTTCGTCGACTCGGCGATTGATCGATTTGATGATTTTGATCGCTGTCCCGGCGATCGTGGTTGGCTGGCAAGCCGTGATGGGGGTGATTCTGATCGCGGCGATCTTCGCGAAAATTCTTGAGATGTGCGCATTCGCTCAATCGCGAGATTCACTGGGCCGTTTCGCTGTGAGCTTGCCGGTGGCGATGAGCGTGCAATTGTTGCTGTGGCGGGGACTCGTTGCGTCTCATCTCTGGCCCAGTGAACAGGCGTCGCAAGTTGGATTGATTGTTTCGTTTTTCGGAGTTTTAACGATTCCGTTGTGGTTAGACGAAAACGGGGAATCGCGTGCTCCGATGGGCGATGAAGATGAAAACGGCGGAATCTCGGATCATTTCGATGAGGACGTTCGAGAGGCTCAAGCATCTGGGAATGACTCAAATGCTTTGCAACAAGGCGACTCGTTTGAGTTAAACTGA
- a CDS encoding RNA polymerase sigma factor, translating to MDAASSNRNERTTANRAPTEEGALIEAALSGDASAFEGLVIRHQDRLHHAMIHVTGSVHDAEEVTQEAFIRAFVKLDTFQQNSQFFTWLYRVAFNIALSRKRRQKVRLSLDQQREEIGEEVVCDGEAVDANMIRQDDVSLVQLALQQLSDEHRSILVLREMDESSYEEMAEILELSIGTVRSRLNRARKQLRLAIEQLREPESESSGEPSA from the coding sequence GTGGACGCAGCCAGCTCGAACCGAAACGAACGCACCACGGCGAATCGTGCGCCGACTGAAGAAGGGGCGTTGATCGAAGCGGCGCTGTCGGGTGACGCGTCCGCCTTTGAAGGCTTGGTGATCCGTCATCAAGACCGGCTGCATCACGCCATGATCCATGTCACCGGTTCGGTCCACGATGCCGAGGAAGTGACCCAGGAGGCCTTCATTCGGGCGTTCGTGAAGCTCGACACGTTTCAGCAAAACAGCCAATTCTTCACATGGCTGTATCGAGTCGCATTCAATATCGCTTTGTCGCGAAAACGGCGTCAAAAGGTTCGACTGTCGTTGGACCAGCAACGCGAGGAAATTGGCGAGGAAGTCGTCTGCGATGGTGAGGCGGTCGATGCGAATATGATTCGCCAGGATGACGTTTCGCTGGTGCAGCTCGCGTTGCAGCAACTCAGTGATGAGCACCGCAGCATTCTCGTCTTGCGGGAGATGGACGAATCTTCTTATGAGGAAATGGCTGAGATTTTGGAACTGTCCATCGGAACCGTTCGCAGTCGTTTGAATCGGGCTCGCAAGCAATTGCGATTGGCGATTGAACAGCTGCGAGAGCCCGAGTCAGAATCCTCGGGTGAACCGAGCGCTTGA
- a CDS encoding BON domain-containing protein: protein MRRTYFGLAMAAIATLGPAQAFGGDREIAQEVMQRLKVSRDAGQLKNFNLDMKVNDGVVLFRGTVDGSEQQDLVLAALKDVDGVVNVVNELEVLEAKLYKPKAAAIAAVEPAEAFDFKGALETEAQEVVPGTVAPVAGEEAADSQTRTVAAWENASGEANNDDTITRSVAAALGKAKSVGHLKDFGVDVNAYDGIVEITGEAASASQRELIAEIARHAPGARGVRDLMTVKAGSNPGLVATPASHRTGGLQPLPPANRGQVQARPVSYGQAGGQMINGEMVVPGSMVTHGGGMQAAPAPMAQAPVMGQPVPMAPAAPVGAPRYDSPNLPNYAWPGYAAYPNYAALSYPQQYSPSAFPYIGPFYPYPQVPLGWRKVSLEWDDGWWFLDFTDK from the coding sequence ATGCGACGCACATATTTTGGACTGGCGATGGCCGCGATCGCCACGCTGGGGCCTGCTCAGGCCTTTGGCGGTGATCGAGAGATTGCACAAGAAGTCATGCAGCGGCTCAAAGTCAGCCGTGATGCAGGTCAGCTGAAGAACTTCAACCTCGACATGAAAGTCAACGACGGCGTGGTATTGTTCCGCGGCACAGTCGATGGCTCGGAGCAGCAAGACTTGGTCTTGGCCGCTTTGAAAGACGTCGACGGCGTTGTCAATGTTGTCAACGAACTCGAAGTTCTCGAAGCCAAGCTTTACAAACCCAAAGCCGCTGCCATCGCAGCAGTTGAGCCCGCCGAAGCATTTGACTTCAAGGGTGCTTTGGAAACCGAAGCTCAAGAAGTGGTTCCAGGTACGGTTGCACCTGTCGCCGGCGAAGAAGCCGCTGACTCGCAAACCCGCACCGTTGCTGCTTGGGAAAACGCTAGCGGAGAAGCCAACAACGACGATACGATCACTCGTTCGGTCGCCGCCGCATTGGGCAAAGCCAAATCGGTCGGTCACTTGAAAGACTTCGGTGTCGATGTCAACGCTTATGACGGCATCGTTGAAATCACCGGCGAAGCCGCATCGGCATCGCAACGTGAGTTGATCGCTGAAATCGCTCGTCACGCTCCTGGAGCACGCGGCGTTCGCGATCTGATGACCGTGAAGGCTGGATCGAACCCAGGTTTGGTTGCAACACCTGCTTCGCACCGCACCGGTGGACTGCAGCCATTGCCACCCGCCAATCGCGGTCAGGTCCAAGCTCGTCCCGTCTCTTACGGACAAGCTGGCGGACAAATGATCAACGGCGAAATGGTTGTTCCCGGCAGCATGGTGACTCACGGAGGTGGCATGCAAGCTGCACCCGCACCAATGGCTCAGGCACCTGTCATGGGACAACCCGTTCCAATGGCTCCCGCCGCACCCGTCGGAGCACCTCGCTACGATTCGCCAAACCTGCCGAACTACGCATGGCCTGGCTACGCAGCGTATCCAAACTACGCCGCACTGTCGTACCCACAACAGTACAGCCCATCGGCTTTCCCATACATCGGACCTTTCTACCCCTACCCACAAGTTCCTTTGGGATGGCGTAAAGTGTCGCTCGAATGGGACGACGGCTGGTGGTTCTTGGACTTCACTGACAAGTAA
- a CDS encoding RNA polymerase sigma factor has protein sequence MTDSSGHLVEHFFRHESAHLIAVLTRAFGIRRIDLIEDMVQVAMLEAMNAWKQGGVPDNPSAWIHRAAKNRILDALRREKTLAQAISLAGPTLDVQENTVEEWLSEEQLPDSLLRMMFVCCHPTLNRETQIALTLKTLCGFGHAEIAGGLLLPIETIRKRITRAKRSLGEANVAVELPCPDEIAQRRGVVHDVLYLMFNEGHSTSQGFQPIRDDICEEAARLCHLLSESEHGSPATKALLALMLFQAARLESRTDQQGTVVLLEDQDRSKWDRRLITIAQHELARSKTDTPTTYHWEAAIAMQHCIANSVEATDWSTIVRFYNRLLEIHGSPIYELNRAIARAQAGQINEALIELQTLQQSGAMQTYLLLDCAIARVHELGNHTSQAIDAYLIALSKAKADHEKQLVETKLRKLQQA, from the coding sequence ATGACCGACTCGAGCGGCCATTTGGTCGAACACTTCTTTCGGCACGAGTCCGCCCATTTGATAGCGGTGCTGACTCGTGCCTTCGGGATCCGTCGAATCGACTTGATCGAGGACATGGTTCAGGTTGCCATGTTGGAAGCCATGAACGCATGGAAGCAAGGCGGAGTGCCCGACAACCCCAGTGCGTGGATCCATCGTGCAGCCAAGAACCGAATCCTGGATGCCTTGCGCCGTGAAAAGACGTTGGCCCAAGCGATTTCATTGGCGGGACCAACGCTGGACGTCCAAGAGAACACCGTGGAAGAGTGGCTGAGCGAAGAGCAATTGCCGGACAGCTTGCTGCGGATGATGTTTGTTTGCTGTCACCCAACACTAAACCGTGAAACGCAAATTGCGCTGACGTTGAAAACGCTTTGTGGCTTTGGGCACGCCGAGATCGCTGGCGGATTGTTGCTGCCGATCGAAACGATCAGAAAACGAATCACTCGTGCCAAACGTTCACTCGGGGAAGCCAACGTTGCGGTGGAACTGCCCTGCCCTGACGAAATCGCGCAGCGTCGCGGCGTCGTTCACGATGTGCTGTATCTGATGTTCAACGAGGGACACAGCACCTCACAAGGGTTCCAGCCGATCCGCGACGACATTTGTGAAGAAGCAGCAAGGTTATGCCATTTGCTGAGCGAGAGCGAACACGGCTCGCCCGCCACAAAAGCTCTGCTAGCGTTGATGTTGTTTCAAGCCGCTCGTTTGGAATCTCGAACCGACCAACAAGGAACCGTGGTTCTTCTGGAGGACCAAGACCGTTCAAAGTGGGACCGGCGACTGATCACCATCGCGCAACACGAACTGGCTCGTTCGAAAACTGACACGCCCACGACCTATCACTGGGAAGCAGCCATCGCGATGCAGCACTGCATCGCCAACAGTGTCGAAGCAACCGATTGGTCAACTATCGTTCGTTTTTACAATCGCCTGCTTGAGATCCACGGGTCGCCGATCTACGAACTCAACCGAGCCATTGCGAGGGCTCAAGCGGGCCAGATCAACGAGGCACTGATAGAGTTGCAAACGCTCCAGCAATCCGGTGCAATGCAGACCTATTTGTTGCTGGATTGTGCAATCGCCAGAGTGCATGAACTGGGCAACCACACGTCACAGGCAATTGACGCCTATCTGATCGCGTTGTCCAAAGCCAAAGCCGATCACGAGAAACAACTAGTCGAAACGAAACTGCGAAAGCTGCAACAGGCATAG
- a CDS encoding YciI family protein, with amino-acid sequence MPKFMFVYRGGCDEMENASPDEMQKVMQLWMDWIQDGMKAGWLIDGGDGLKPEGATVHADLSVTDGPFTESKELVGGYSMVQAENLAAAVELAKTSPIIHHKGAVEVRELANVGQPEEA; translated from the coding sequence ATGCCGAAATTCATGTTTGTTTATCGTGGCGGTTGCGACGAAATGGAAAATGCTTCTCCGGACGAGATGCAAAAAGTCATGCAACTATGGATGGACTGGATCCAAGACGGGATGAAAGCAGGTTGGTTGATTGATGGTGGCGACGGACTGAAACCCGAAGGCGCGACCGTCCATGCCGATCTGTCGGTTACCGATGGACCGTTCACCGAGTCCAAAGAGCTGGTTGGTGGCTATTCGATGGTTCAAGCCGAGAACCTCGCCGCCGCAGTGGAACTGGCCAAAACGTCACCAATCATCCATCACAAAGGCGCCGTCGAAGTTCGCGAATTGGCGAATGTGGGCCAGCCCGAAGAAGCATGA